CTTTACACACGCAGCAACAACCCGCAGCCAAAGCTGCCGCAGCCTTCCTTGTGAGCATCGCCGCAGGAAAATTCCAAGGCGTGATTAGTGCACAGACACCCACAGGCTGGCGGTACGCAATCATCGTTTTGTCTCCAGCGGGAGAGGGAATGATGATGCCATTTTCCCGGCGGATTTGCTCGGCAAACCAACCGATGAAAGATGCTGCGTACAtcacctcgtttcgcgactCAGCGAGGGGCTTGCCACTCTCTAGAGTCATGATATGGGCAATactctccttctcttgcttGACCAACCTCTCCCATTCGAGCAGTACGTGGTGGCGACGTAGAACTGGCGCTTTCCGCTCACAGCCCCACTCTTCGcgctgtgtcttctccgctgcgGCAATGGCTGCCCGGGTATAAATGCGTCCTAGAGCCGGAAGTCGGTAAATCTCCTGCCCAGTTGCGGGGTCTGTCACCGCGAAAGAGGCTGAAGCCGCTCCTTcagtctcctcctcctcacAAGAAGAATTTgacggaaggagagaggccaGCGAAGGCGGCAAAGTGGAGGAATCGGTATCCTGAGAACGAAGCCAGACTCCATTGACAACAGCACCCAGCTGCAGGGTCTTCAAAAGCTCCCTTGTCTTTGCGATCGAACTCGCTGTCGTGTCCGTGAACGCAGAACTCATGGTGGCGAAGGGACGACTTGTTCGAAAAGCAggggagacgggagaagggCCAAAAAAGGCAGGCActgacgaagaggaagaggcagaaaatcTTCCGCGAGCAGCTTTTCTGCGCTGAGTGGAGGATTCAGAGGCTGTAGGCACTTGCGTATGAGCCAGATCGCGGCTGCATCCCAAATCACCCGCAGTGCATGAATGTAGGAAGTTGCTTGAGGCTCTAATCTCACTTCCACTGCTGGCTGAAAGACGCGTCGAAGCGCGGCTACACCTTTCCGCCGAAATCGGTGTGCAAGCGGAGCTACAGTCTCTCCCTAGATCGCTACTGCGAATGCCCCTGCGGATCTCGCAGACCAGTGTCTGAAGTGCACAGGGAAAAGAAATAAGCGATGGACGAGCACGAATGCGTCCGCAAGATATCGAGACCATTTTGCTCCCCTTTTGCCAAAAGTCGCACAGCAAAGGATTTCTTTTCGTTAAACAATACACGACAACACACCAGGTAGAAACACGTGGAGATGTGGCATTTGGAAATTAACCACAGCGGCCGAGGTTGCTGTACGCGTTGAAACTGGAAGCAGGGGCTTCGATTACAAATAACACATCGGGAACTTTCCGCACAAAGAACATATGTGGTAAGTCTGCCGTAGTCATTTGAACCTCTCGACGCATCGGACACCTTCACCTGAACAAGGGTTCTTCAAAGGCAAACACGACGAAGATTGCTGGTGTAACAGAAGGTACAGTGGCGCGGGCATGCTGGAAAACATGTGATTCTATAATCGGTGCAAGCACACATCTGCGCTGGACAGTAGTCATAGCGGATGCCTGTGTGAGTATATTGCTGACAACGGCACGTGGCTTAAGGGGATACAATTTTCCAGAAAGACAACATAAGCTGTTCCGATGCCCCTGCAGACGACTGTGAACACAACACTCAGAACAAATGAATTggcagaaaagacaaaatAACAATATAACACTTGACCGCGAACATGTGAGAGATGTCATCGACTAGCAGACAAAatttgtgcatgcactgctcGTCAGTGTTGACAATGTCACGAGCGGAGCCACGGGCCTaaaaaggagagaaccaAGTAACTCAGACAAATTTCGTTCCCTGACAAACACCATGCTTCTTAGTGAAGAAAGCAAACACAAACGAAAAAGGATGCGGAGAAACGGAGTCAAGCGACAAGCGGCCACACGCGCACTAGCAGCACAGAGACGTGTACTTTGCGCGGGGCTCCACGGCGGAAAGAAATCCAAAGTACTTCTCCAGGAAACTGAACACCATCTCTTGAGAGAACACACAGAACAGGAAGGATTGATTCCTAACAAACGGTGCCTTCGGAGGAGCATTCTAGTGTCAGAGTTGCGGCGGCTCTGTTGACTGTGTGACCGTAGGATAGTGCCGAAGATAGCGCAGACAAAAGGTTCCTGCCGTGATGCCGATCTGCTACCCAGACGATCTGGTCGCTTATTGCTACGGGATCCCCGCAGAAATGCCAGTTTTCCTTACCTTCTGCTCTGCGCCGAAGCACCCAAGGAGACGATCTGCTTCCTGGTTCTCTCCAAAAGTTGAAACTATTTGCAGACAGTTGAGCTTTTGCCTGCTGAAGTAGGCCTGAGCGTCCACGTGGCCAGTGGTCTGAGCCACACTACAGGAGCGACGGTCAGCGCTGCTTGGAAGTAGAGCACGAATATCGTTCACCAttgacagagaaagaagacgggaTAAATTGTAACCCCCAGCTTAAATCTTTGCATGTTCAAAAGCCCCCCTTTTTCGCCTATTGATTTTCCCAGGGGGGCATTGAGTGGCAAGTTGAACAGTTGGCCGAGGTTGAGGAAAGCGGCAAGCAACGTCATGGCAGCTGGCCGGGACAAGGCGGCCGGTAACGATCAGATGAATTATCAGAGAAATTATTCCGTCTGATGTAAATGTGTCAGTGAGGCACGTGGTGCATCTGTGGGTACATTGGTTTGATGATTGATAGAACACAGAGGAACCACTACTGCTGCTTAACGCAGAACATAGAGCCACTAGCCGTACTCAATTTGAAACATTTTCTGTTGGGCTGGCGGAGACGATGAGGTCTTTACCAGTTGAGCTATGTTGTCTGGGATGTGCAGAAGTCAACTGGGTTACGGAAAAAAGCATCCGGGATATTATCTCCATCTCCCGCTGTTCCGCATTCGCCAATTCACAGCCTGAGGGATATTCTACTGGATTTCAAAGCTAGCAGGACGGAAACAATCATCTGTGCCGCTGTTAGCCCAACACGGTTATGATATGATATGCTGAACTGCCGGAAGGTGAATCAACTGTCACACTCAGACCGTTGAGCGGGTGCCTGATCGAACAGACTGTATCACGGGTTCGCCTTTTCAGGGGAGCACAATAGAAACTCCTGAAAAGACCTTCAGAGCTCTTAAAACTAGTTCCAATTAACATGTGCGAATATTTATTCTTGTAGCGCCTCCGTTGCCCCGCAACTAAACGGCCCACTTCACCGGCCATGACCGGTCGTCAGGTTTCGCGAGGCTGGTTATTGCGTCTGTGCTTTTACAGTATTCATCGGAGGTGTCTGATCGAAAAGGATCGGGTTCCTGAAATAGCTTCTGGCACGTAAAGTTGCTAAAATCGAATCACCAGGGACAGTCAATCGAGATGTGCGTGATGCGTTGCATCAAGCAACCGATCCGACAATGAGTTGCGACAAGTGCCATCGAGACTGTAGGACGGTGTGCTGTAAACGAAAGAGACATACGGTCCCTGCCAGCAAAGGCTTTACTGATGTGGAAAGCCTTGGTGCGGAACTGCTCGCATCGGGTCACAAGACCAACTGAGCGGAAGAAACTGTCTTTCCTAAAGAGCGAGGAAGTGTGAGTATCCAAGGCGACGCAGCAGAAATATTTGCGCAAGCATTGTTCAGCCACTATATACGCCAGCATCCCACTTGTAGTAGGAGAGATATGAAGAACTGGGATTTCCTGCATGGTAGTGAATCCGTTATTTGCCAAGAAACTTCTTTCATGCTACAACTGGCAGAACGTATCTATAGCAGCGGGGAGCATTTGGGGGCACTCCCGGTGCGCTGATCCGAAAAGCGGCCACTCTTCTACCAAATGACGCAAGAAGGGCCTCAGTCAGGGATCTAAAATAAGCCTTCCTTGGAAGCAACTGGTAGGAGACCCTCACCTCAGAGGCGGCAGCATTTGCACACGCATAATTCTCTACAGGTTCGCTGTACAGAAGAGCCAGTGAAAGCTGTGTGTCATTTGGAGGCACATATCCCTTCGACAACTGCTTGCAGGGGCGGATAATCTGGACTGGCGTTATCCACTTTTTTCCCGTTATCGTTCGCGCACATGGACTGCCTTCACTCCGTAAAGCTGCTTCCGAAACAAACAAACCAGCAAGACACAAACTGACAATGCATCTGGCGCCTCTGCTGCGTTGGCTTTCCGCTTTTCCATCCCGCGGAAGGTGATAGACAAAACGCCCTAAGAACTCACCGCCTCCGAGGTTTTTCATTCGGCGACCATCTTTAGTCGACATTCAGTGAATGGGCTCTCTCTGCAATGCGCTCACCCGCAAACACCGGTGAAAAAAGGTCCCACTGGATCTACTTCGGATCTTTCCGGAGGAGATGCAGTGCCTTCGACAATTCTAAAGAACGATGCtcacgagagaaaacgcagaatcATTTTCGGATTTTCGTGTGCCACATTTCTTTGGTTTTGAAGGCACTGCATGGCACTGTTCCAAACACAGCTCTTGGCGTCGGTGTCTTGCCAACACGCTGCGCGAAAGGCGTCACTTGTCTTGCTCTATTCTTCGAGCGACTCCCGCAGGTTGTTCCGACGTGGTATGGATATAGCCGCACTCCGATTTtggttttttctgcttcttttctctatCCTGGATACTTTCTTCAAGCCCACGGAAGCTACGTCCCAAGAGCCGGTGCGTCGCTGTCGCGAGTCATTTGTCGTCACGCGACACCGTCAGCTTGAACAGACGGTCCGCCCCTCCGCATTTGTCATTGAATCGGAAGCGTTTCACCAGCTGTGGCTTTCGCAAAATCGAAAACAATTGGCTTCTAGGCCAGCCAGAAAGTCGCCGAGACAAAGCGATTTTCTGTGAATCTGGTTTCCCAAGagtcctcttcgtttttttttcagctaCTCAAGATGCCAGCTCGACAGGAGTTTGTTTCCCTAACCTTAGTTTGTCTCACCGCCGACGATCGACATTTCCGGACCTGATTGCATCCACATCTATGAACTGAACCTTTTAACGGCCACCGTACGCGATGTGTTGGCGGCTGCGTGAGCTGCGTTGCTTCGCTCCTGACTCACTTTCTCGACAAGAGTACCAGCTATGGCGAAGCGAATCACGCTACTCCACCGTGGCGGTTCTCGACATAGCCGTATTAACTTTTCCCGTTGCTGCAGCCTTCAACGAATAGCAGTCTGCCGTTAATTGTGTTGTGCTTCATACATCAGTGACACCGCACACGGTGCCGAACCCCTTTTTGTATCGTCTGTTCGTCCTTTTCGTACATCGTTCCcggcttttttctttcgcttcaaAGACCTTCTGGTCTTAACAGTTGTGCACGCCAGCGTTTTGTGCGTTGTTTCTTGATTGAAAGGTGCGTGTCATGCATCCTGCTGCATGGTCGCTCTCTGAAACTAGTCTCTGGCTTCGTATGGCGTGTTGCCGGTGTCTGCGACCTTACCAGGCGTCTGTTCCGCGACCTGCCTCCTTTCCCCTTCACTACCATTTGTAAAGTTCTTTCGAATCTTATGTTAGATGTCGGCAAAATGGCTCCAAACTCTCacttgcttccttctcgcccgAGTGCCGCCCAGCGCTCGTTACCGTCTTCAGTGCCAGGAAGTCGGAAACAGAGTGAGGGCTCAAACTCGGAAGCAGACAGTGCACTCCCGTGTAGCGCCTCGCACACCACGTCGGATTCGACATCTTTGTTTCGACACGCGGCCATGTTTTCTCCCGGCGATATCATATGGGTTCCTTCGGCTTCTGAGGGGTATTCAACAGCGGTCTGCACTTCCCTCAACGTCGCCCAAGACACACTGACGGCAAACTTGCATCCGGCGGCGGCCCAGCACTCTGCTTTGGCTCGCGAAACTCTTTTGCGTCTGTCCCCTGGTTTCTACAACTCCTCGTGCACCACGGCTTCTCCGGAGGTTAGGagtgcgcatgcgccgccgGAAGCCAGACTTTCCACGTCAGACGGTCCTGCGAGTCCATCCGTCTCCGACTCTCCACgcaacgcagacgcagaggacaaTCCCTACACTTTGGAAGTATCTGCTGAGGGGTTTGCGCCGCCTTCTGTTGGACACGCACTAACAAAGACTGAAGACAGCGAGTCGACGGTCTCCGGTCCTTCTCCCGCGCGACTGGGACCAACGGTCACCGTACCCCTGTCTGACTGTTGGCCGTACCAACCTTCACCGTTGCCTCCGGCTCAGGCGCCTGAGGATGCATCTGCGCTGGACAATCTGTCTTCACCGTCGATTCTCGAACTCCTCGAGCACCGCTTTCTGCGGAAGCAAATTTACACGAATGCCGCTCACGTGCTGCTCGCGCTGAACCCGTACACTCCGCTCCCGGAGCTTTACAACCAAGACGTGATTGAGGTGTACAGCCACTGGAAGAGCAACAGCGCGGCAACTGCGgcagcttctctccagcCGTCCACAGCTGCTCTCTTGGGTTTGGTGGACGGCAAGAAGGGACAGACGAACGCTGTATCTTCCTTCCACGggtctccctttcctccgcCTCACCCGTTTGCGGTGGCGGAAGATGCGCACCGGCGGCTGCGGGGCGAGCTGCGGAATCAAACGATCATTGTGAGTGGCGAGAGTGGCGCCGGGAAGACCGAGACAAGTAAAATCATCATGCTCTACTTGACACAAGTCGGCATTTTGCCGCAGTCGAACTCGGGAAGCGGCGCAGCTGGAACCCCGTCGGCTTTTGCGTTGCCGGCGCTACCCCAGTctcgacagcagagagagcgggCAGTGGCTGCCCTCCTGGGGGAAGGTGGGAAGAGCCAGACGCAGAGTCAAATGACCAATTTGCAGCAGAAAATCTTGAGCTGCAACCCGGTTCTCGAGGCCTTCTGCAACGCCACcacaagaagaaacgtcAACAGCAGTCGCGTCGGCAGACTCACGCT
This genomic interval from Toxoplasma gondii ME49 chromosome VIIb, whole genome shotgun sequence contains the following:
- a CDS encoding NADP-dependent succinate-semialdehyde dehydrogenase (encoded by transcript TGME49_257480) — translated: MVSISCGRIRARPSLISFPCALQTLVCEIRRGIRSSDLGRDCSSACTPISAERCSRASTRLSASSGSEIRASSNFLHSCTAGDLGCSRDLAHTQVPTASESSTQRRKAARGRFSASSSSSVPAFFGPSPVSPAFRTSRPFATMSSAFTDTTASSIAKTRELLKTLQLGAVVNGVWLRSQDTDSSTLPPSLASLLPSNSSCEEEETEGAASASFAVTDPATGQEIYRLPALGRIYTRAAIAAAEKTQREEWGCERKAPVLRRHHVLLEWERLVKQEKESIAHIMTLESGKPLAESRNEVMYAASFIGWFAEQIRRENGIIIPSPAGDKTMIAYRQPVGVCALITPWNFPAAMLTRKAAAALAAGCCCVCKVPHDAPLSALYIAKLAEKAGVPKGALNVLTTDSEGSRRFGAEVCQSEVVRKISFTGSTAVGKLLMRQAADTVKRVSMELGGNAPFIVFEDANIDEAVQAIVACKFRGAGQTCVCANRVYVHRDVWDQVVPAVVKLVREQIVGHGLTHGVSIGPVINQKAVESIDSLVEDAVERGAKILLKGGPNAKLKRLPEELSRGSFYWPVVLDCREFDGQEEQGLKEEKDAGKEGAKEATVARILQAEIFGPVLALYSFSSEEEVIRRANATRAGLAAYMCSENINRVRRVSAALEGGMVGVNTGVISAAEAPFGGVKESGVGREGSIYGLDEYSQIKYVCVGGGHQ